The Microbacterium natoriense genomic interval CGGCTCACCGATCCGCGGTGACGGAACGACGCTGTACCCCCGGTCGGACTCGAACCGACACTGAAGCGATTTTAAGTCGCCTGCCTCTGCCATTGGGCTACGGGGGCGCGCTCGCAAGCCTACAAGCGGATGCCGGATGCGACGCGGTTCCAGGCGAGGCGACACCGGATACCCGAAGGTCATAGGGTGGGGGAGTGCTCGACCTCACCGATGAAATGAGCCCCACTCCAGTCGCACCCGAGTGGGAGGATCACGCCCGCTACTGGCCGCGTCTCTCTGCCGCGACCGGACATCTTCCTGCGCCCGTCGCCGTGATCGATCGCGAGGCGCTGCGGCACAATGCGATGGATCTTCTCGTGCGTTCGGGCGGGCTTCCGATCCGTGTGGCGTCGAAGTCGGTCCGCGTGCGCGCGGTGCTCGACGCGGTGCTCGCGCTGCCGGGGTTCCGGGGCATCCTCGCGTTCACTCTCGCAGAGGCGCTCTGGCTCGCCGAGACGCACGACGACATCGTGATCGGCTATCCCACGGTCGATCGGGCGAGCCTCGCGCGCCTGTTCGCCGACGAGCAGGCAGCCCAGCGCATCACGCTGATGGTCGATGACGTGGTGCATCTCGACCTGATCGACAGCGTCGCCGCACCGGGAAGCCGCCCCGAGATCAGGGTCGCGATCGATGTCGACGCCTCGCTGCGTTCGCCGGTGCTCGGTCACATCGGCGTCCGCCGCTCCGGTCTGTTCTCCGCCGGCGAGGTCGCCGCTTTCGCGCGCAGGATCGTCTCGCGTCCCGGCTTCCGTCTCGTCGGCCTGCAGATGTACGACGCGCAGATCGCGGGTCAGGGTGACAACGCCGGCCCCGATGCCCCGCTCATCCGTGCGGTGCAGGCGATGTCCCGCTCCGAGCTCCGCGACCGCAGGGCGGCGATCGT includes:
- a CDS encoding alanine racemase, which gives rise to MLDLTDEMSPTPVAPEWEDHARYWPRLSAATGHLPAPVAVIDREALRHNAMDLLVRSGGLPIRVASKSVRVRAVLDAVLALPGFRGILAFTLAEALWLAETHDDIVIGYPTVDRASLARLFADEQAAQRITLMVDDVVHLDLIDSVAAPGSRPEIRVAIDVDASLRSPVLGHIGVRRSGLFSAGEVAAFARRIVSRPGFRLVGLQMYDAQIAGQGDNAGPDAPLIRAVQAMSRSELRDRRAAIVAATAPIAPLEFLNGGGTGSLEFTGSDESLTEASAGSGLLGGHLFDGYRSFRPAPAAAFAFDVVRRPTHDIATVLGGGWIASGPPLASRQPLPVWPEGLRTLPREAAGEVQTPLQGRAATGLGVGDRVWFRHAKSGEAAERIDSYHLVSADEVIDELPTYRGEGKAFL